A single region of the Changchengzhania lutea genome encodes:
- a CDS encoding SusC/RagA family TonB-linked outer membrane protein: MNLKTKLTLIIILFFNIVMIAQNGTVIKGTVVSATDNIPIPGVNVIVVNTTRGTTTDFDGNYQIQANEGEVLQFTYIGFTTQVQIIGNQTTINISLAEDLAQLDEVVVVGYGTQKKSHLTGAISKVVNDDLDQIAVSRVDDALIGQVSGVNIQATNAEAGGAPTITIRGVGSITADSGPAVVVDGIVVSSDFLGNLDMNDVESFEVLKDAASAAIYGSEGSNGVIMITTKRGKEGKTKFSYQTYTGFKDAHGSDDYRKSVSSWAKKELAQTGELSNETQYAQLLVATTGIDRDWQDVFFDGGNVTSHSFAARGGSETTKFSTSLRYLHDEGVVITDDYKLYTASLKVDSKLGKKVRFGLSATPSYTKQRRLPTSIHNPIRQSPWLPIYHTAETLQFINRGSYPDVGIGDYFYENHLLNLDINGDGSTSRPRTSGDSNPYAQYVEREHYEYNTKLYGSTFLSVEILDGLTAKTSLGVTLEQRKRTRYDGTLHHAAGNSRAQYNLQNRNRTRLISDNTLHYSKVFGNHEFDLLAGMTIQQRKSENSEVTGNGFSNDLLKNLQGATAIAEYLESNTELKKVGYFGRINYAFADKYLVSVSFRRDGSSVFGRETKYGNFPAASIGWNAHKEDFLRDSDFLSKLKFRVSYGLTGAENFNVGSDVVNAWPYLALLQNSNAVVDGNIAAGVSSLNIANPLLQWEASEELNPAVEFGFLNNKISGSLDFYQRTSDELLLFNPVSYVTGFNGGIVNLGKVQNRGWELELRTRNVSSEKFSWNSTLIASTNQNELLSFGDSNNALIEDTYGRNSQWINRIGEPISSFWGFVVDETYSDDEFRTTYVDNPWNRINGQADDTIVKDLNGDGIITDDDKTILGDPYPDLVYSFTNEFKFGAFDFSFMLQGSLGAQVNNIGDQYFYNWFGNRTRSGGEAQAVTDGLVPHESFIQEKVLTSEVIASADYFSLRNVNLGYNMPDDITAKLGVTGLRLYATAQNLIYITADDYHGFNPEHVDVDNPRAYGSQRAGTPIYKTVTFGLNIDF; this comes from the coding sequence ATGAATTTAAAAACTAAGCTAACTCTAATTATAATATTGTTTTTCAATATTGTAATGATTGCCCAGAATGGAACGGTCATTAAAGGAACGGTGGTGTCCGCTACAGATAACATTCCCATTCCCGGTGTAAATGTTATTGTGGTAAATACTACTAGAGGGACTACCACCGATTTCGACGGAAACTATCAAATACAAGCCAATGAAGGAGAGGTGTTACAATTCACTTATATTGGATTTACTACACAAGTACAAATAATTGGTAACCAAACAACTATTAATATCTCATTAGCTGAAGATTTGGCTCAATTGGATGAGGTTGTTGTTGTGGGTTATGGTACTCAGAAAAAATCTCACCTTACTGGAGCTATCTCTAAAGTTGTTAATGATGATTTAGACCAAATAGCAGTATCAAGAGTAGATGATGCTCTTATAGGCCAAGTATCAGGTGTAAATATTCAAGCTACCAATGCAGAAGCTGGTGGTGCTCCCACCATTACCATTAGAGGGGTTGGTTCTATTACTGCTGACTCTGGTCCTGCGGTTGTAGTTGATGGGATAGTAGTAAGTTCAGACTTTCTTGGTAATCTTGATATGAATGATGTTGAGTCTTTTGAAGTTTTAAAAGATGCCGCATCTGCAGCTATTTATGGTAGTGAAGGATCTAATGGGGTCATCATGATTACTACAAAGCGTGGTAAGGAAGGTAAAACAAAATTTAGCTATCAAACCTACACGGGTTTTAAAGATGCGCATGGAAGTGATGATTATAGAAAAAGTGTTTCAAGTTGGGCTAAAAAGGAGCTGGCTCAAACTGGAGAACTTTCTAATGAAACGCAATATGCCCAATTATTAGTTGCTACTACTGGAATTGACAGGGATTGGCAAGATGTTTTCTTTGATGGAGGAAACGTAACAAGTCATTCTTTTGCCGCACGAGGAGGTTCCGAGACTACTAAGTTCAGTACATCCTTAAGATACCTTCATGATGAAGGTGTAGTAATAACAGATGATTACAAATTATATACTGCAAGTTTGAAGGTAGATTCAAAATTGGGTAAAAAAGTGAGATTTGGGCTAAGTGCCACACCGTCTTACACAAAACAAAGACGTTTACCAACATCAATTCATAATCCAATACGCCAATCACCTTGGTTACCTATTTATCATACAGCAGAAACCCTTCAGTTTATAAATCGTGGGTCTTATCCAGATGTGGGTATAGGGGATTACTTCTATGAAAACCATTTGTTAAACTTAGATATAAATGGAGATGGAAGCACAAGTAGACCTCGTACTTCAGGTGATTCAAATCCATATGCACAATATGTTGAGAGAGAACATTATGAGTATAATACGAAGCTATATGGTTCTACATTTTTAAGTGTTGAAATTTTAGACGGGCTTACGGCAAAAACATCTTTGGGGGTTACTTTGGAACAAAGAAAGCGAACAAGATATGATGGTACATTACATCATGCTGCCGGAAATAGTAGAGCGCAATATAATTTGCAGAATAGAAATAGAACTAGACTGATTTCAGATAATACTTTACATTATAGCAAAGTATTTGGTAATCATGAATTTGATCTATTAGCAGGTATGACCATACAACAGAGAAAAAGCGAAAATAGTGAGGTTACAGGCAATGGGTTTTCTAACGATTTACTTAAAAACTTACAAGGTGCTACGGCAATTGCCGAATATTTGGAATCCAATACAGAGCTGAAAAAGGTAGGTTATTTTGGTAGGATTAATTATGCTTTTGCTGATAAATACTTAGTGTCCGTTTCTTTTAGACGTGATGGTAGTTCCGTTTTTGGTAGAGAAACAAAGTATGGTAATTTCCCAGCGGCATCTATAGGTTGGAATGCTCATAAAGAAGATTTCTTAAGGGATAGTGATTTTCTAAGCAAATTAAAGTTTAGAGTGAGTTACGGCCTTACTGGTGCTGAGAATTTTAATGTAGGTAGCGATGTTGTAAACGCATGGCCCTATTTGGCGTTGTTACAAAATTCCAACGCAGTTGTTGATGGCAATATAGCTGCTGGTGTTTCGTCACTAAATATTGCAAACCCATTGTTACAGTGGGAAGCTTCAGAGGAATTAAATCCTGCAGTGGAATTCGGATTTTTAAATAATAAAATATCTGGATCGCTGGATTTTTATCAAAGAACCAGTGATGAATTACTGTTATTTAACCCAGTGTCTTATGTTACTGGATTTAATGGTGGTATTGTAAATTTAGGTAAAGTGCAAAACAGGGGATGGGAATTGGAGTTGAGAACGAGAAATGTTTCCAGCGAGAAATTTTCTTGGAATTCGACTTTAATTGCGTCCACCAACCAAAATGAACTACTCAGTTTTGGTGATTCGAACAACGCGTTAATAGAAGATACTTATGGTAGAAATTCGCAATGGATTAACCGAATAGGCGAACCCATATCATCTTTCTGGGGCTTTGTAGTAGACGAAACTTATAGTGATGATGAATTTAGAACAACATATGTAGACAATCCTTGGAATCGAATTAACGGTCAAGCTGATGACACTATAGTGAAAGATTTAAATGGAGATGGTATCATTACCGATGATGACAAAACTATTTTAGGAGATCCTTATCCAGATTTGGTGTACAGTTTTACTAATGAATTTAAATTTGGAGCCTTTGATTTCTCTTTTATGTTACAAGGTAGCCTTGGCGCCCAGGTAAATAATATAGGGGATCAATATTTCTATAATTGGTTTGGAAACAGAACCAGAAGTGGGGGAGAAGCACAAGCAGTTACTGATGGTCTTGTACCACACGAATCCTTCATTCAAGAAAAGGTGTTAACAAGTGAGGTTATTGCAAGTGCAGACTACTTTTCATTACGTAATGTAAATCTTGGGTACAATATGCCAGATGATATCACAGCAAAATTAGGGGTTACAGGACTAAGACTTTACGCCACCGCTCAGAATTTGATTTATATCACTGCAGATGATTACCACGGTTTTAACCCAGAGCATGTAGATGTCGATAATCCTAGAGCTTATGGATCGCAAAGAGCGGGTACACCAATATATAAAACGGTAACATTCGGTCTAAACATTGATTTTTAA
- a CDS encoding cupin domain-containing protein, whose product MKTFGASKEFLMGDEIEWETAGEGVQRKIMGYDDKIMLVDVNFAEGGVGPMHEHYHSQVTYVVSGEFELTIGNETKMMKAGDAFYIPPHVMHGAICRKAGKLIDVFSPIREDFM is encoded by the coding sequence ATGAAAACATTTGGAGCAAGTAAAGAGTTTTTAATGGGAGATGAAATCGAATGGGAAACCGCTGGAGAAGGTGTTCAAAGAAAAATAATGGGCTATGATGATAAAATCATGCTAGTAGATGTAAATTTTGCAGAAGGAGGCGTTGGCCCCATGCATGAGCATTACCATTCGCAAGTAACTTATGTAGTAAGTGGCGAATTTGAACTAACTATTGGCAATGAAACTAAAATGATGAAAGCTGGCGATGCTTTTTACATTCCGCCACACGTGATGCATGGGGCAATTTGTAGGAAAGCAGGCAAATTAATTGATGTTTTTAGTCCAATTCGTGAAGACTTTATGTAA
- a CDS encoding alginate lyase family protein, producing the protein MMKFAKFFLLLILVSSCSEKKEKSTPENDSGHPNLILTQQGVKDIRANLGSIPIFDKTLENTIEEVDAEIELGIEVPIPKHLSGGYTHERHKRNFLILQKAGVLFQILEDEKYAIYVRDMLMAYAKLYPNLPIHPQTRSYARGKIFWQCLNDSNWLVYTSQAYDCIYEWLSKEERDTLENDLFIPFANFISEGNPQFFNRVHNHSTWGNVAVGMIALVMDNDDLLERALNGLKTDNLEVGMKDNDGGFIKVEGQKVGFLANIDEPFSPDGYYTEGPYYQRYAMYPFLIFAEALHNVKPELNIFDYKEGVLLKSVNTLINLSDADGEFFPLNDGQKGMSYYSRELVTAVDIAYHFGGNNAELLSIAKKQDCVLLDDSGLAVALGIKEGKEKLFEKKSINLSDGPNGDQGGVGILRSEGLELVFKYAAQGLSHGHYDKLSFSLYENGEEVIQDYGLARFVNIEQKGGGNYLKENKTWAKQTIAHNTITQNEVSHFGGEYKVGSKHHSELHLYDDTNPQVQIVSAKETNAYPGTQLHRTFAIIDDEDFEKPFVVDIMNVTSESENQYDFPYYYLGQLMKTNFEYTVPSVLVPLGKSNGYEHLWKEAEGKPASDNTTFSWLNHGNFYTLTTAADAEDDLILARIGAKDPEFNLRREPALIIRRNAKNTTFASVIESHGNYSTVSEFAVNAYSNIVSLKVAYNNDNYTAIQIEDVNGKLKMLLLANSNSSNNNEHKLEIANNEYKWVGPFTYITIN; encoded by the coding sequence ATGATGAAATTTGCGAAATTTTTTCTACTGTTGATATTGGTATCTTCTTGTTCTGAAAAGAAAGAAAAAAGTACTCCAGAAAATGATTCAGGTCATCCAAATCTTATTTTAACTCAACAAGGTGTTAAAGATATTAGAGCAAATTTAGGAAGCATTCCAATTTTTGATAAAACTTTAGAAAACACAATAGAAGAAGTAGATGCCGAAATCGAATTAGGTATAGAAGTTCCTATACCAAAACATTTATCGGGGGGTTACACACACGAGCGGCACAAACGAAACTTTTTAATACTTCAAAAGGCGGGTGTATTATTTCAAATTTTAGAAGACGAAAAGTACGCTATTTATGTACGCGATATGCTAATGGCGTATGCAAAATTATATCCAAACTTGCCTATTCACCCACAAACCCGTTCGTATGCAAGAGGTAAAATTTTCTGGCAATGTTTAAACGATTCTAATTGGTTGGTTTATACAAGTCAAGCCTATGATTGTATATATGAATGGCTTTCAAAAGAAGAAAGAGATACGTTAGAAAACGACTTATTTATTCCATTTGCAAATTTTATTTCGGAAGGTAACCCACAATTTTTTAATCGAGTACACAACCATAGTACGTGGGGGAATGTTGCTGTTGGTATGATTGCACTAGTGATGGATAATGATGACTTACTTGAAAGAGCACTAAATGGATTAAAAACCGATAATTTAGAAGTTGGTATGAAGGATAATGACGGAGGTTTTATAAAAGTTGAAGGTCAAAAAGTTGGGTTTTTAGCTAATATAGATGAACCTTTTTCTCCTGATGGGTATTATACCGAAGGCCCTTACTATCAGCGTTATGCTATGTATCCGTTTTTGATATTTGCTGAAGCATTACATAATGTAAAACCAGAGCTTAATATTTTTGACTATAAAGAAGGCGTGTTATTAAAATCAGTCAATACATTGATAAATTTATCAGATGCTGATGGTGAGTTTTTTCCTTTAAATGATGGACAAAAAGGCATGTCGTATTATTCAAGAGAGTTGGTTACAGCTGTAGATATAGCCTATCATTTTGGAGGAAACAATGCAGAATTATTAAGTATTGCTAAAAAACAAGACTGTGTTTTGTTAGACGACTCAGGATTGGCAGTAGCATTAGGTATTAAAGAAGGTAAAGAAAAGTTATTTGAGAAAAAATCAATCAATTTATCTGATGGTCCCAATGGAGATCAAGGAGGTGTTGGCATTTTAAGAAGTGAAGGTTTAGAACTTGTTTTTAAATATGCAGCTCAAGGGTTGAGTCATGGACATTATGATAAGTTGTCCTTTTCTCTATATGAAAATGGTGAAGAAGTTATCCAAGATTATGGTTTGGCACGTTTTGTTAATATAGAACAAAAAGGCGGGGGCAATTATTTAAAAGAAAATAAAACATGGGCAAAACAAACCATTGCACATAATACGATAACGCAAAATGAGGTTAGTCATTTTGGAGGGGAATACAAAGTAGGCAGTAAGCATCATTCAGAATTACATCTTTATGATGATACAAATCCACAAGTTCAAATAGTAAGTGCAAAAGAAACGAATGCATATCCAGGAACACAACTGCATCGAACTTTTGCAATTATTGATGATGAAGATTTCGAAAAACCTTTCGTGGTAGATATCATGAATGTGACTTCTGAAAGTGAAAACCAGTATGATTTCCCATATTATTACTTAGGGCAACTCATGAAAACGAATTTTGAATATACAGTGCCTTCAGTTTTAGTACCATTGGGAAAGTCAAATGGTTATGAGCATTTATGGAAAGAAGCTGAAGGAAAACCAGCTTCAGACAATACGACATTTTCATGGTTAAATCATGGTAATTTTTATACCCTTACAACCGCAGCAGATGCTGAAGATGATTTGATTTTGGCAAGAATAGGAGCAAAAGATCCAGAGTTTAATTTAAGAAGAGAACCAGCTCTTATAATTAGAAGAAATGCTAAAAACACAACATTTGCATCTGTAATTGAATCACATGGAAATTATAGTACAGTATCAGAATTTGCAGTTAATGCTTATAGCAATATTGTAAGTTTAAAAGTTGCTTATAATAACGATAATTATACCGCTATTCAAATTGAAGATGTGAATGGCAAGCTAAAAATGTTACTGCTAGCTAATAGTAATTCATCAAATAACAATGAGCATAAACTAGAAATCGCAAACAATGAATATAAATGGGTCGGACCGTTTACGTATATAACTATAAATTAA
- a CDS encoding SDR family NAD(P)-dependent oxidoreductase, whose amino-acid sequence MRMQWSKKTVEVLGGLDILINNAGSLVARKMLSEMETGFWHKVMDINLTSMMFVTRAASPYLAKNDNSSIVNLASLAGRKGGHPGSLAYATSKGAILTLTRALSAELGPQGTRVNAVAPGLILGTSFHNTHTTKESATTTTASIPIQRAGNAADVARAVLYLASEYDGFITGATLDINGGVYNV is encoded by the coding sequence ATGCGAATGCAATGGTCAAAAAAAACAGTAGAAGTATTAGGTGGTCTGGACATACTTATTAACAACGCGGGTTCACTTGTTGCACGTAAAATGCTGAGCGAAATGGAGACTGGGTTCTGGCACAAGGTAATGGATATTAACCTTACATCCATGATGTTTGTAACCCGAGCCGCATCGCCTTATTTAGCAAAAAATGACAATAGCAGTATTGTTAATTTGGCATCACTGGCTGGGCGTAAAGGAGGTCACCCAGGATCACTTGCTTACGCTACTAGTAAAGGTGCTATCCTAACGTTAACACGAGCACTCTCTGCTGAATTGGGACCTCAAGGTACTCGCGTTAACGCCGTCGCTCCAGGGTTAATTCTTGGAACTTCTTTTCACAACACGCATACGACAAAAGAATCAGCGACAACAACAACGGCTTCCATTCCAATTCAACGAGCAGGCAACGCAGCTGATGTAGCTCGAGCGGTTTTATATCTGGCATCAGAATACGACGGCTTTATTACTGGTGCTACGCTAGATATTAATGGTGGCGTCTACAATGTATAG
- a CDS encoding SDR family NAD(P)-dependent oxidoreductase, with amino-acid sequence MKNNKLAGKNVLITAGAQGIGESITRHFINSGANVAIHYFSSADTANQLIDYATSKGQKAVAISGDLTNEANANAMVKKNSRSIRWSGHTY; translated from the coding sequence ATGAAGAACAATAAATTAGCAGGCAAAAATGTTCTAATAACTGCTGGTGCTCAAGGAATTGGTGAATCAATCACTAGGCATTTTATTAATAGTGGTGCTAATGTTGCCATCCACTATTTTTCTAGTGCAGATACTGCGAACCAATTAATTGACTACGCAACTAGCAAAGGGCAAAAGGCGGTTGCTATAAGTGGTGACTTAACAAACGAAGCCAATGCGAATGCAATGGTCAAAAAAAACAGTAGAAGTATTAGGTGGTCTGGACATACTTATTAA
- a CDS encoding polysaccharide lyase family 7 protein, whose protein sequence is MNKKIITSISALLIFGVFIILNSCNNTAKKTNKKETKKTVYASDIIPFFDHWKLILGDGSNAGFANNFENKDFFYTANDGNSDWIVFKTPNGGDTHGTSNNTRTELAQVKKWYPKTANDKLTATLKVMNVSATGDARVAASHAVVVGQIHSADKHENEPLKIFYKKFPSHTKGSVFWHYEINTKGNNNSGRWDYSTAVWGHDFSVVGTEANTYPEEPKEGIALGEEFSYEIEVKNGIMTLKFISKGHETKTFTKNLIESEYTTTADISEQTQKLFVPMGQDGVERKEAYTGEGLFFKLGAYNQTNGKSPEVNKNWCSGAEIHGGDIKKQYEDGNYAEVWFKTGSIFISDDAVSNEGYFTKND, encoded by the coding sequence ATGAATAAAAAAATTATCACATCAATATCAGCACTCTTAATTTTCGGTGTTTTCATAATACTTAACAGCTGTAACAATACTGCAAAAAAAACGAATAAAAAAGAAACCAAAAAAACCGTTTATGCAAGTGACATTATTCCTTTTTTTGATCATTGGAAATTGATTTTAGGCGATGGTTCAAATGCGGGTTTTGCAAATAATTTTGAAAACAAAGATTTCTTTTATACTGCAAATGATGGCAATAGCGATTGGATTGTTTTTAAGACACCAAATGGTGGAGACACACATGGAACTTCAAATAATACAAGAACTGAATTGGCGCAAGTAAAAAAATGGTATCCAAAAACTGCTAATGATAAATTGACAGCGACACTTAAAGTAATGAATGTATCTGCTACCGGTGATGCTCGCGTAGCAGCTTCGCACGCAGTAGTAGTTGGTCAAATTCATAGTGCAGATAAACATGAAAACGAACCACTTAAAATATTTTACAAAAAATTCCCTAGTCATACCAAAGGTTCGGTTTTTTGGCATTATGAAATCAATACAAAAGGTAATAACAATTCTGGAAGATGGGATTATTCCACAGCTGTTTGGGGGCATGACTTTTCTGTTGTTGGTACTGAAGCAAACACCTACCCAGAAGAACCTAAAGAGGGGATTGCTTTAGGTGAAGAATTTAGTTATGAAATCGAGGTTAAGAATGGTATTATGACCTTAAAATTTATTAGTAAAGGACATGAAACCAAAACATTCACAAAAAACTTAATCGAATCAGAATACACAACAACTGCAGATATATCAGAGCAAACACAAAAATTATTTGTGCCAATGGGTCAAGATGGAGTAGAACGAAAAGAAGCGTACACTGGTGAAGGTCTATTTTTTAAACTTGGGGCTTACAATCAAACAAATGGAAAATCCCCAGAGGTAAATAAAAATTGGTGTTCTGGTGCTGAAATACATGGTGGTGACATTAAAAAACAATATGAAGACGGAAACTACGCTGAAGTGTGGTTTAAAACCGGAAGTATATTTATTAGTGATGATGCCGTGTCCAATGAAGGCTATTTCACTAAAAATGATTAA
- a CDS encoding Nramp family divalent metal transporter yields MPTSGNKKSFLKKIIAIILGFGPGIFAIGYTIGTGSVTSMIVAGSKFGMQLLWVLLLSCFFSGILMFAYGNYALITGETALYGFKKHLKYGKALAILIIVGITFGQWNSLMGILGISSNIIFEILAVNFEGLSSFKYETVLITAVIIIVTFYLLMLVGKYTFFEKILVIFVTLMGLSFVLSLFFVQPLPIDVVKGLIPTIPEIPGGKMLVAAFVGTTMASATFLSRPLFVKGKGWTIKNLEQQKKDSITAAILIFIISATIMAVACGALFHQGKVVTEVLDMANTLEPVAGKWAVTIFFFGALSAGLSSIFPCLLIAPLLVADYQSGTLDTNSRQFRIITAIACLVALIGPAFGANPIEIQILSQVFNVFVLPIVVLGIILMLSSKKVMKDYKTSLGVYIGMYAALFFSLVISYNGILALLNYF; encoded by the coding sequence ATGCCAACATCCGGAAATAAAAAGTCGTTTCTTAAGAAAATTATTGCGATTATATTAGGTTTTGGCCCAGGTATTTTTGCCATTGGTTATACTATTGGAACAGGTAGTGTCACGTCCATGATTGTTGCTGGAAGTAAATTTGGAATGCAATTATTATGGGTGCTTTTATTAAGCTGTTTTTTTTCAGGGATTTTAATGTTTGCTTATGGTAATTATGCCTTGATTACAGGTGAAACGGCCCTTTACGGATTTAAAAAGCATTTAAAATATGGTAAAGCCTTAGCGATTTTGATTATTGTGGGGATTACGTTTGGACAATGGAATTCTCTAATGGGTATCTTAGGTATTTCTTCAAACATTATTTTTGAAATTTTAGCAGTAAATTTTGAAGGTTTAAGTTCATTTAAATATGAAACGGTATTAATTACAGCTGTCATAATAATAGTTACTTTTTACTTGCTGATGCTGGTAGGGAAGTATACTTTTTTTGAGAAGATTCTAGTCATATTTGTAACCTTAATGGGTTTATCGTTTGTGTTGTCATTATTCTTTGTGCAGCCACTTCCAATAGATGTAGTTAAGGGATTAATACCAACCATTCCAGAGATTCCTGGTGGTAAAATGTTGGTTGCAGCATTTGTTGGCACGACCATGGCTTCTGCCACTTTCTTATCGCGTCCCCTTTTTGTAAAAGGAAAAGGGTGGACTATTAAAAATCTTGAGCAACAAAAAAAGGATTCTATAACAGCCGCTATTTTAATATTTATAATTAGTGCCACTATAATGGCAGTTGCTTGTGGGGCTTTGTTTCATCAAGGAAAAGTAGTAACTGAAGTTTTGGATATGGCAAATACCTTAGAACCCGTTGCTGGTAAATGGGCCGTTACCATATTCTTTTTTGGGGCTTTAAGCGCTGGTTTATCGTCCATATTCCCTTGTTTATTAATAGCACCATTATTAGTGGCCGATTATCAATCCGGAACCTTAGACACCAATTCACGTCAGTTTAGAATTATCACCGCTATTGCTTGTTTAGTGGCTTTAATAGGGCCGGCATTTGGAGCAAATCCTATTGAGATTCAAATTTTATCACAAGTCTTTAATGTATTTGTCTTGCCCATTGTAGTACTCGGAATTATACTCATGTTAAGCAGTAAAAAGGTGATGAAAGATTATAAAACCAGTCTCGGTGTTTATATTGGAATGTATGCAGCATTGTTCTTTTCTTTAGTGATTTCCTATAATGGGATATTAGCACTTTTGAATTATTTCTAA
- the gndA gene encoding NADP-dependent phosphogluconate dehydrogenase, which produces MNSKQVIYVMGVSGVGKSTIGKLLSEALQIPFFDGDDYHPKSNILKMSKGQALNDDDRLEWLQTLNKLAIKQLKNNSCVIVCSALKKSYRDILNSGIESYTKWVFLYGSFEQILDRINKRDNHFMSSNLLKSQFDILEEPKNAIKIDISLTPKNIVEVIKKGLSGKVEFGLFGLGVMGKSLSRNLANKGFKISMFNRHVDGVEENIAFNFKNEFEELSSALPFDNIEFFVNSLQTPRKIMLMVNAGKIIDLVIEDLMPFLTEEDILIDGGNSNYKKTKERFDYLKSKNIHFVGAGVSGGEEGALKGPSIMPGGNKDTYKEVQPFLEAIAAKDENNKPCCTYIGTEGSGHFVKMVHNGIEYVEMQLLAEVFSILKAMGNNPDQMAHILKSWKEITNSYLLEITIDILRKKDGDDWLVNKIMDKAGNKGTGNWTTITTAELGVPSTMIASALFARYTSFYKEERIAVSKNFKSKDDSKLNLTNDDILKAYQFARIMNHYQGFKLIHEASKSYNWHLNLSELSRIWTNGCIIKSDLMVELVEIFKTTNNILSNEKIIQQIKLLKPTVKKVVSECILNELPIPCLSESINFLNSFAIANSSANLIQAQRDYFGAHTYQRVDDDTGKFYHTNWK; this is translated from the coding sequence ATGAATTCAAAACAAGTTATTTATGTCATGGGTGTTTCTGGTGTTGGTAAAAGCACCATAGGTAAGTTATTGTCTGAGGCATTACAAATTCCTTTTTTTGATGGGGATGATTACCATCCTAAAAGCAATATTTTGAAAATGTCAAAAGGGCAAGCTTTAAATGATGATGATAGATTGGAGTGGTTGCAAACATTAAATAAACTAGCTATAAAACAATTGAAAAATAACAGTTGTGTTATTGTTTGTTCAGCATTAAAAAAAAGCTATCGTGATATTTTAAATAGTGGCATTGAAAGTTATACAAAATGGGTTTTTCTTTACGGGTCATTTGAACAAATTTTAGATAGAATTAATAAACGGGATAATCATTTTATGAGTTCTAATTTGTTAAAATCGCAATTTGATATTTTAGAAGAACCAAAAAATGCCATTAAAATAGATATAAGTTTAACGCCTAAGAATATTGTAGAAGTGATAAAAAAAGGGTTATCAGGAAAAGTAGAATTCGGTTTGTTTGGATTGGGTGTTATGGGCAAAAGCCTTAGTAGAAATTTGGCAAATAAAGGATTTAAAATATCTATGTTTAATAGACATGTAGATGGCGTAGAAGAAAATATTGCATTTAATTTCAAGAATGAATTTGAGGAGTTATCGTCTGCACTTCCCTTTGATAATATTGAATTTTTTGTGAATTCTTTGCAAACGCCAAGAAAGATTATGCTCATGGTAAATGCTGGTAAAATAATTGATTTAGTTATTGAAGATTTGATGCCATTTTTAACAGAAGAAGACATTTTAATAGATGGCGGAAATTCAAATTATAAGAAAACAAAAGAACGGTTCGATTACTTAAAATCTAAAAATATACATTTTGTTGGAGCTGGTGTTTCGGGTGGAGAAGAAGGCGCTTTAAAAGGGCCATCCATTATGCCGGGAGGTAATAAAGATACTTACAAAGAAGTGCAACCCTTTTTAGAAGCCATCGCTGCAAAAGATGAAAACAATAAGCCATGTTGCACCTATATTGGAACCGAAGGTAGTGGCCATTTTGTTAAAATGGTACATAACGGCATTGAATATGTTGAAATGCAATTGTTGGCAGAGGTTTTCAGTATTTTAAAGGCTATGGGTAATAATCCAGACCAAATGGCTCATATTTTAAAATCCTGGAAAGAAATAACAAATAGTTATTTGCTGGAAATTACCATTGATATTTTAAGAAAAAAGGACGGCGATGATTGGCTAGTTAATAAAATAATGGATAAAGCAGGAAATAAAGGCACAGGAAACTGGACAACCATAACAACTGCTGAGTTAGGAGTACCTAGTACGATGATAGCTTCTGCCTTGTTCGCTCGCTATACTTCTTTTTATAAAGAAGAGAGAATAGCTGTGAGTAAAAATTTTAAATCGAAGGACGATTCAAAGCTGAATCTGACTAATGACGATATTTTAAAAGCATATCAATTTGCTAGAATCATGAATCATTATCAAGGTTTTAAATTAATTCACGAAGCTTCTAAAAGTTATAATTGGCATTTGAATTTAAGTGAACTGTCTAGAATCTGGACAAACGGTTGTATTATCAAATCGGATCTTATGGTAGAGTTGGTTGAAATTTTTAAAACAACAAATAATATATTGTCTAACGAAAAAATTATTCAGCAAATAAAATTATTAAAACCAACTGTTAAAAAAGTAGTTTCTGAATGTATCTTAAATGAATTGCCAATTCCGTGTTTAAGTGAATCCATTAACTTTTTAAACAGCTTTGCAATAGCAAATTCATCAGCTAATTTAATACAAGCACAGCGTGATTATTTTGGTGCACACACCTATCAAAGGGTAGATGATGACACGGGAAAGTTCTATCATACTAACTGGAAATAA